The genomic segment CGGCTGGGCGCTCATGAATAGTTTTAATATCCTGTAATATAGAATCTTTTTTAGGTTCACCGTTAGCTTTTCGCTTTTTATTTTCATGACGCAGACAGGATAATAAGTCTTTTTTCAACTCACCCTTTGGTAATGCTCGTATAGTTGAATAAATCGTTGTATGGCTTACATTCATTGTTTGATCCAAATCAGGAAATGTCTTTAAACGCTTTGCTATTTGCTGAGGAGACCATAAACAACGGATCGCTTCAACAATAAATCTCCAGAGAATTGAGTCGATTTTGAGTTTTCTGTGACCGCGTCTACGTCTAGCGAAGGTGTTATCAGAAGCATATTGAGCTTGATAAACGTCATTGATGCTATTTCTTTTAAGCTCACGATAGATCGTACTAGGATGTCTTTTAATGAGTTCAGCAAATTTTCTGGCTGAAAAGCCTTCTTTTCTTGACTCAAGCATTAATGCAGTACGATCTTCAAAGTTAAGATGATGGTATGACAATTTTATATACTCCATAAACCCTTTAAATTAATTAGGTGGTTTATGTCGCACTTCAAGTTTTACTCTGCCAAAATATAATTGGGATAATAAAAACCACCTGAAGGTGGTCTTTATTAACTATCAGGAATTAGAAGCGATAGCCCATTTTTAAGCCATAACCTAGAGCATGGTTATCTTCAAAGTTACCAACATTTGGATTAGCAACAGTTAATGCTTGAGCATCGCCTAACCAGAAGTACTTCACACCACCGGCAATAAAGTAATTTGGAGCAGGTGAGAATTGTAGACCTAGGCCAACATTCCAGTAGCCTTCAGTTGGGCCTAAAGTTGTTATAGGATTACCTGCACCAGAATCCCAACCTACAGAGACATTACCTGCCCACTTTTCATTGAATTTACGACCAACACCTGCTGTAGCTGACCATTGATCTTTATTATATTCAACTAGGTTTCCACCCTGTAATGAAGTTAAGAGTGCTTTAGTTGCAGCAACTTCTGGAACTGGAACATCTGGAATTGTATTACCTACATCTGCAAGTTGGTCTAGAGCTTGTCCAAATTGAGTAGGACGAATTGCGAAACCATCCCAATTAACCCAGCGCACATTTAGGAAAGCCACTGTATCAGCCATAATCCCTGATTGGAAATCTAAGTTTACAGACTGTGGGGTGGTAACATTAGTTTTACCTGGCGCATAAGCAAATGCTTGAGGAGGTACACCAACTGGGGCAATTCCTGGGAAACCTGGTACAACGGTACTAGCATTTTCTGTTGTACTAAGCTCATGTTCAACTTCTGAACGATAAGTTAAAGAAGCTTTTAGGGCAATATCAGGAATTTGGAATGCTAAACCAGCAATCCAACCTAATTCACCATCTTTCTTCATGTTTGCATCATAGCCTTGTAAAGAGCTATATGCACCGCCGCGAAGATGTACTTCACCTTTAGCATTCTGATATACAGGACCTGCATAGAAGTTCCAGTTTTCATTAGGCTGGAAACCAAATAAGAATGTTAAATTTTCGGTATGTACTTCAGCTTGTGTACCATCTGTTCCAGTAGGATTAAATGCAGCAGATTGAGCTTTATATTCAGCTTCAGCACCAAAAGGTTGATCATAAAGAAGACCGAAAGAGAAATTATCTGTTACTTGAAGTTTTAAAGCAGCAGATGGGAAGTAATAATCACTAGCCATATCACCAGTAGATTGTCCGCCTAATCCTGCAGATGTAACACCAGAAACAGAAGGATCTAGGACTGAAATGCCTGCTTCAGCATAATTACCTGGTTGTAAAAACGCTGCGATAGATTGGCCTGAACGGTCCATCGCCGCTGCAAACGCGCCTGTCATAGGTACAGTTGCAAGAATCATTGCAGTAGTTAATGTTTTTAATTTCATTTACGTCTTTCCTTGAGGTACAAATTTATATCTAGCGTTGTTGTTTGCACTTATTAAATTCTTGGAGATTTCGGGTATTTATCCGCAATCATTTGTTACTCCATGTGACAAAAATAGCACAATTAAAATAAGAGTAAATGCTCTAGAAAAAACTAATTAGTCTAAAAAAGCACCAAAATAGAGTTTTTGCACCAAAAAATAGCCTTATTTTGAAATAAGTATTTGAAAGTAAAAGAAATAAAATAATGGAGAAAAAATGATTTTTTGTATAAAAAATATTCTAAAAATATGAAGATTAACGCTAATTTTTTGAAGTATAGATCACATTTTGAAAGGATGGTGCGCCCTGCGGGACTCGAACCCACGTCGGTCGCTTAGGAGGCAACTGCTCTATCCAGTTAAGCTAAGGGCGCGAAAAGAAGGCTATTGTACTGTAAAAAATACAAAAAAAAAGTTATTGCCGCAGCAATAACTTTAAAAATCATCGATTAAAAGATTTTTTGATTAATTCTTAGGGCGCAGTGCCTTAAACAGAATAAACATGATCACTACCCAGATCGGAAGCATCAGTACTGATTCTTTAAAGCCTTGTGTCCACATGATGTAAAGAATGGTTGCAATGAAAGCTAAAACCAGAATATTACTTGCAGGTGACCACAATGCAGGGAAACTGGTCTTTTGTCCTAACTGCTTCATGCTTTGCATAAACTTGAAGTGGGTCAAGCTAATCATGGCCCAGTTCAGTACCAATGCACCTACCACCACATAAATCAGGTGACTTAAGGCATCTTCAGGAACAAAGTAGTTTAGGAGTACACAGCCGAAAATCAGCAGGGCAGAGAACAGTACTGCAGGAATAGGAACCCCTTGTTTGTTCACAGTCTTGAAGATTTTAGGGGCATTACCTTGCTGTGCCAGACCATAAAGCATACGGCTATTGGCATACATACCACTGTTATAAACAGAGAGTGCCGCTGTCAGGATGATGAAGTTCAGTAAATGTGCTGCCCAGTCAATGCCTAGTTGGCTGAAGATCATCACAAACGGGCTTTTATCTAGGCCGCCAAGCTCTAACTGATTCCAAGGTACTAAAGACAATAGAATGGTCAATGCACCTACATAGAATACCAGAATACGGAATACGACCTGATTAATCGCTTTTGGAATGGTTTTTTCTGGATTTTCAGCTTCTGCTGCCGCCATCCCGATCAGTTCAATCCCACCGAAGGCAAACATCAGGAAGGCCAGCATATAGAATAAGCCTTCAAAACCATTCGGGAAGAAACCGCCTGCTGTCCAAAGGTTGCTGAAAGAAGCTCCTGAAGATGCATCAGCAGTCAGGATCAGATAGAGACCAAAGACGATCATGGAAATGACTGCAGTCACTTTCACAATGGATAGCCAGAATTCTGATTCACCGTAGAATTTCACATTGCCGAGATTGACCAGCGTAATTACGATGAAGAAAAACAGGACTGAGGTCCAGGCAGGAATATGAGGCCACCAGTAATTAATATATTTTGCAACGGCGGTAAGCTCGGTCATAGCCACTAGGATATATAAGATCCAGTAGTTCCAACCCGCAAGGAAACCAGGGAATTTACCCCAATATTTATAAGCAAAATGGCTGAATGAACCTGCTACAGGTTCATGAACAATCATCTCACCCAATTGACGCATGATTAAGAATGCAATTAAGCCACCAATGGCATAGCCAAGAATAATAGAAGGACCCGCAGATTGGATCACCTGTGCGGAACCTAAGAATAAGCCTGTGCCAATTGCACCGCCCATGGCGATCAACTGAATATGACGGTTCTTTAAGCCACGCTGAAGTTGTGAAGACTCGTTATTCAAAGTGTTCAGCCCGACAATGTAAGAAATAGGTATAAAGATTGTAATGGAACAAAGATAAGAAGCCTAGAGCACCCGTCTGGATGAAATATTATTATCGTATTTATAAAAAAAAATTATAAAAATAAATAGAATAAAAGATATGTGAATCAATATATTAATTTTATTGAAAATGTAACTGATGAGTTTGCTGTTTTTTTAACTCGACACAAATGCTGTTTTTTTATACTTAGGTCGGGCAAGGCAGCTACTTGGCTTTAAACCGATTATACTCGTCTCAGAAATATTCAATAATTTTGATCAGAATAAAGACAAGCCAGAGGAAGAAAGTATTCATGAGTTTCGCTGCCCAAATCAAAATCCCGGCCACTTACATGCGCGGAGGCACCAGTAAAGGGGTGTTCTTTAAACTGGACGATTTACCTGCTGCTGCACAACAGGCAGGCCGAATTCGGGACCAGTTATTATTAAGAGTGATCGGCAGCCCGGATCCATATGGCAAGCAGATTGATGGGATGGGCGGTGCCAGTTCAAGTACCAGCAAAACCGTGATTCTGACTAAAAGTCAGCAAGAAAATCATGATGTGGATTATCTTTTTGGTCAGGTATCGATTGATCGACCTTTTGTGGACTGGAGTGGTAATTGTGGCAATCTGACTGCAGCAGTTGGGGCATTTGCGATTTCCAATGGCCTGGTCGATCCTGCACGTATTCCTGAAAATGGGCTGTGTACGGTGCGAATCTGGCAGGCGAATATTCAGAAAACCATTATTGCCCATGTACCAATGCAGAATGGTCAGGTTCAGGAACTAGGCGATTTTGAACTGGATGGCGTAACTTTTCCAGCAGCCGAAGTGCAGATTGAATTTCTGGATCCTGCCGATGATGATGCCGAGGGCGGTTCAATGTTCCCAACAGGAAATTTAACCGATACGCTGGAAGTACCGAATATTGGCAGCTTTGAAGTAACGATGATTAATGCCGGGATCCCGACAGTTTTCTTAAAGGCAGAAGATCTGGGCTATAACGGTACCGAGTTACAGGACCATATCAATAATGATGCAGCTGCCTTGGTGAAGTTTGAAACCATCCGAGCCTATGCTGCTCAACAGATGGGTCTGATTCAGGACATTAGTGAAGCTGTTACACGTCAGCATACGCCAAAGATCGCTTTTGTGGCTCCGCCAAAGACTTATACGTCCTCTAGTGGTAAGGAAGTCACTGAAACAGATAGCGATATTCTGGTCCGTGCCTTATCGATGGGTAAGTTGCATCATGCCATGATGGGGACAGCGGCTGTCGCGATTGGAACCGCTGCTGCAATTCCGGGAACCTTGGTCAATCGTGTTGCAGGTGGCGGGGAGCGTGAATCAGTCCGCTTTGGTCATCCTTCCGGTACCTTAAGAGTGGGTGCGCAAGCAGTGCAGGAAAATGGGGAATGGAAAGTGAAAAAAGCCATTATGAGCCGTAGTGCTCGTGTGCTAATGGAAGGTTGGGTGCGTGTCCCTGAAGATGTTCTCTCTTAAAATTATTCCTTGAGAAAATTAGCCTAAGTAAAACCATCAGTTCTCTGGTGGTTTTTTTATTAAAAAAGATATTTCTGATTTGATTATTTTCAGTCTCAATACAGAATTATGAAACAACATTTGGATTTAAGAATGAAAATTCAATGCAATTCTAGGTACAATGCCTGATAACAGACAGGCACTTATAAACTGTCATTTTATTATTCTGGCTACGTATTCGAGGCGAATGTGTCATCTATCACTGACGTATCAACCCATGCACTAACTCAAGCACAACAACGGATTCAACACGATTTACTGACTGCCTTGGAAGCCTTTTCCATTCCGGAACCGTTAAAGTCTGCAGTTCATCATGCCGTAATGCTAGGAGGAAAGCGGGTACGTCCAGCACTCTGTTATGCCACTGCCGCATTAAAGCCAAATCAGAATAGTGCTGCGGTACGCCGTGCCGCAGTTGCGATCGAGTTTATTCATTGCTATTCACTGGCACATGATGATCTGCCATGTATGGACAATGACTTGTTACGTCGTGGTCAGCCAACCTGTCATGCTGCTTTTGGTGAAGATACGGCTCTTTTGGCGGGTGATATTTTGCAATCTATGGCGTTTGAAATTCTGGGTAGTCGTCTGTTTGATCAGGGGCCTGCAGTAGAACCTGCGATTGTCTTGAAGCAGATGCAGATTCTGGCGACTGCTTCCTCGAAAATGGTCAATGGTCAGGTACTGGATTTACAGGCCGAAGGCAAAAAAATTGATCAGGAAGCATTGGAAACCATTCACCGAAATAAAACCGGTGCCTTGATCAGTGCAGCGATTATGATGGCAGCGGTGACCATCTTTGAAGGGACTGATCTGGCCATTCCAAAACTGCGTGAATTCGGGCAAGCGATTGGTCTGGCTTTCCAGGTGCAGGACGATATTCTGGATATTATTTCTGATACAGAAGTGCTGGGTAAAACGGCGGGCAAGGATGAACAAGTGGAGAAGTCAACTTATCCAGCATTGATGGGTTTAGAGAAAGCCCAAACCTATGCACAGCAGTTACATGATCAGGCCATGACTGCACTGAATCATTTTGAAGGACAAGCCGATGACCTGATGCAGATTACCCAGTTCCTGCTGACACGTAAAAGCTGATTTTAAAACTAGTCTTCTTGAAATTAGCTTAAAACGAGCATAAAAAAGAGGACTTAAAGTCCTCTTTTTGTTTTATATTGAATTATTTGCTTTCGTTATACAGACGTTCTGCCTGTTCAAAGCGTGTCGTAATTTCAGCTGTTGGCGCTTTGCCTAATAGACTCACAACCACAATCGCAATCCAAGAACAGATAAAGCCTGGAATAATTTCATAGATGCCGGCTGGAATAAAACCAAGACCTGTTCCACCAATAGTATTTTTCCACAGAATCACCATGCATGCACCGACAACCATACCTGCCAAAGCACCATTTAAAGTCATACGTTTCCAGAACAAAGACAGAATAATCAGTGGACCAAAAGCAGCGCCAAAACCTGCCCAGGCATACGCCACCAGACCCAAGACTTTAGATTCAGGATTACCAGCCATCCAGATTGCCAATAAAGCAATGAGAAGCACCATCAAACGACCGACCCAAACCAGTTCTTTTTGTGAGGCATTTTTACGTAGGAATGATTTATAGAAGTCTTCAGTCAGGGTACTTGAACAAACCAGTAACTGACAGCTAAGCGTACTCATTACTGCAGCAAGAATTGCCGCCAGAACCACACCGGCAATCCATGGATTGAACAGAATTTTAGTGAGTTCCATAAATACGGTTTCAGGATTGGCATTCACCACAGCAGCGAGTTCCGGATGTTGCTGGAAATAGGCAATACCAAAGAAACCTGCAGCTACAGCGCCACCGAGACAAAGGGTCATCCAGGTCATCCCGATACGGCGTGCATTTGGAATCGACTTCACTGAATCGGCGGCCATGAAACGCACTAAAATATGCGGCTGACCAAAATAACCCAAACCCCATGCCATTAATGACAGGATCGCGATGGTACTCAGATCACCGACCAAGTTCATGGCCTGTGGACGTGCGGCTTCCAAAGCGAGCGTAACTTGCGACATATCTGAAAAAGTCAGGATGGTTACGATTGGTGTAAGAAGCAGGGCGAAGATCATCAGGGTTGCCTGAATGGTATCCGTCCAGCTGACTGCCAGGAAACCGCCAATAAACACATAACTGATCGTTGCAATCGCACTGATCCAGAGCGCTGTACTATAAGACATGTCGAACATACTTTCGAACAGACGTGCACCTGCCACCATGCCTGAAGCACAGTAAATTGCAAAGAAAATCAGAATGACAAATGCAGAAACCACACGCAGTACTTTTTTCTGATCGTTAAAACGGTTCGAGAAATAGTCCGGTAGGGTCAGGGCATTATGCTGGACTTCGGTATGGACCCGTAAACGACCCGCAACCAGCAGCCAGTTCAGCCAGGCACCGATAATCAGACCAATCGCAATCCACATTTCAGACAGGCCTGAAAGATAAATTGCACCCGGCAAGCCCATCAGCAGCCAGCCACTCATGTCGGAAGCCCCTGCAGAAAGTGCAGTTACGAAACTACCTAAACGTCGGCCCCCTAAGATGTAATCAGAAAAGTTGTTTGTCGCGCGGTATGCCATCAGGCCAATCACGACCATGCCGACAATATAAAAAAGAAAGGTAATTAAGGTTGGATTTAGGGAGCTCATACGGTATCCATTTTTAAGTTGGACAGTAGATCGAAACAAGGATTATGACAGATGCGAAAGACTTTAATCCGAAAGCCAGGCAACATCGAATCCAGAGGATTTCAAAAATAAACGCGAAATTTAACCATAAATTCACAATCTTTGCTGAGATTTTCTTATTTTGAAAGAAAATAGGCAACCAATTGGCTGCCTATTGTGAAGTATCTCTGAAATTTAGTGACGTCCCATCACACCGCGAATGGTATTCAGCACATCGGCAGGCAAGACCACAGTCTTGGCATTTGGAGACTTGGCCATATCCTGCATGGCTTTGACATATTGTTCACCCAACAGATAAGCCACAGGAATTTCCTTATCGCCAATTGCCTGACTCACCATATCAATCGCACGCTGTGAAGATTCTGCCAGTACGACTTGCGCTTCTGCATCACGACGTGACGCTTCCAGACGACCATCAGCTTCCAGAATGGCGGCCTGTTTTTCACCATCCGCTTTAGTGACGGTTGCACGACGTTGACGCTCTGCCGCTGCCTGTTCTTCCATCGCCGTCTGCATGGTTACAGAAGGTTTGATATCCTGGATTTCAACCGTCTTTAAGGTGATACCCCAGTCTGAAATATCATCAGAAATACTAGACTTTAAACGCGCCTTGATATGATCGCGTGAAGATAAGGCATCATCCAGATCCATTTCACCCACGATTGAACGTAGCGAAGTTTGTACCAGGTTCTGAATTGCCCATGAGTAGTTCTCAATCCCGTACACCGCTTTTTCAGGAGTTGTCAGGTTGATATAAGCTACCGCATTCATCAGCAGAACAGCGTTATCGCGGGTAATTACTTCCTGAGAAGGGATATCCAGGACGATATCTTTAGTGGTGACTTTATAAGCCACTTCATCTACATAAGGAATAACAAAATTCAGGCCAGGATTAAGTGTGGTGTGGTATTTACCCAGACGTTGTACGATCCATTTATAGCCTTGTGGAACAATCCGTACACCTTTAAAAATGGTAATCGCAACAAAGGCCAAGAACGCAATAACAATGATAGTGCCAGCAGACATAATTTATTCACCTTTTTCGTTTTGATATTGAGTGCTGTGGGGCTGTACAACCAGGTCATTTCCCAAGATATCGACAACACGGACACGATCTCCAACCTGAACTTTATCCAGAGCACGGCAATCCCATTCATCCGAGCCTAAAACTGGCAGCGGAAAACGAACCCGAATCTGATCCTGTTCAAGATCGGTCTGAATCACCATGCCAATTTGGCCAATAGTGGCCTCACGCGACAAGCCGGCTTTGGTCTTGTCTGTAGAAAGCGGCTTGATAAACTTAAACCAGAGCAAGGTACAAAGAACAGACAGGATGATCCAGGTCAGGATCTGAGTGGTCAATCCCATCATTGGGAACATCCAGTACAGAATGCCAACCATAATGGCACCAATCCCGAACCAGAGGGCAGCAAAAGCGGGCAGGAGTAATTCTGAAAGAATAAGAAGTATTCCCAATACAAACCAGTGCCAAGGTTCAAGAACTAATTCCATATCGTGACCTATATTGCTAAGTATTTAATTAATCATCATCTTTATATGATTTACTTCCAATGTAGCAGATGCAGCAGCAGATGAATATAAAAAATTCTGATTAAAATTTTGCCGGTCGTACAGGCTTGAATGCAGCCGGAGACTGCTTAAAATCACTGATGGCTTTTTCAATTGAACGGATTTTTAGTTGCGCGGCTTTTTCACCTTCGAGAATGGTTTCATTGCTGGCTTTTAAATCTAGCGTACCGATATGACCTACTTTAGGCTGGATCACGATATTAGCTTGCCTGAGTTCTTCATTGATACTTTGCTGACCCATAATATTAATAGTCTGGTCCAGTACGCCCCACATGTTGAGTGCTTTATTGCTGTCCGGACGTGCAGATATATCTACGGCAATAACAATATCTGCTCCCATATCTTTGGCCGTTTTTACTGGAATTGGACTAACCAGACCGCCATCGACATATTTTGTACCGCCAATTACAGCGGGCACAAAGACATTCGGAATACTGCAAGAGGCACGCACGGCTTGTCCGGCATTGCCTTTGATAAAGTCAGCTTTACGGCCATTGTCTAGGCGGGTTGCCACTGCCGCGAAGCGAATCGGGAACTGTTCAATCGGTTTATTCGCCACATTTTTATTGACGAAATCCTGCAGTTTCTGTCCGGCAATAATCCCTTGGCGGTTCAGGGTTAAATCACGAATATCGGATTCTTTAAAGTTCAAGGCGATTTGCTGCAACTGATAAGGAGATTTGCCGCTGGCATATAGACTGCCCACGAAGCTTCCGGCACTAGTTCCAGTAACAATCTTCGGTTTGATGCCGTGCGATTCGAGGACTTTGAGTACCCCGATATGGGCAAAGCCTTTGGCACCGCCACCACCGAGCGCAATAGCCACCACAGGTTCACGAGCCTGAAGAGGAGTAGAGGTTGTTGGGGTTTTAGTAGCTTTATCACATGCTGCAAGGCTTAAACCCAAGCAGCCAATCAGAGCATAACGGGTTAATTTCATTATAAAAAACTGGCGATTAAATCAACAAAATTCAGGCTATCACATCAAAAAAAGCCAGTTTTGCCTAGTCTTTTTTCAAAAGCTTTTGTAACGGCTTGGCGACCCAATCCGGATTTTTGGCCGAAAATTTACCTTCATAATGCTTATAGATCTGTTCCAGATCATATTCATAATCACCTGTCAGGTGATATACACCGAGGATATGAACGGTCTTGATGTCATAGTCAAAGGAAAACATCACAATCGGCAAATGGGCTGCCTTGGCAATATGATAAAAACCACTGCGGATTTTTTCTGGCGCCTTGCGAGAACCTTCCGGTGCCATACCTACCCAGATCCGATCAGTCTTATTAATGACATCAACAATCTGTCGGGTATGTCCTTGAGGGGTATCACGTACAACCGGAACCACACCAATCCATTCCAGGATCGGTTTAAGTGGTGTGCGGAATAAACTGTCCTTGCCAAAAATCGTGATCTGAATGCCGAGACCGAGCAAAGCATTGAAGCCCAGCCAGGCATCGATATTCGAGGTATGCGGGGAAATAATCGCTACTGCTTTAGGCAGGTTAGGGAATTCGCCTTTGAGCTGCCAGCCCTGAGCCAGAAATAGCTGTTTAAACAGGGCTTGGCTCAGTTTACCTCCGCGGGAGGGAACTAATGGAGGGAGTCTGGGGAAACGTGTTGTACTCATCAATGTCTCATCCTGAAACGTATTTTTCTTTATTTTTGATCATATTAGACTGTTGTAAAATCTGGATCATTGGCAAAATGTATAGCGATGATGGATGCTTTTAGCATTTTTACCTTAAGGACCTGCGCTGAATATGCGGAATACTTATATTTTACTGTTTTCCCTATATTGGGCACAGGGGCTTCCGGTCGGGTTTATGACGCACGCTTTACCTGTAATTTTACGAGCTGAAGGCGTATCTCTGGCACATATTGGTGGCTTTGGTCTGCTCATGCTGCCATGGTCGATTAAAATCTTCTGGGCACCTTTAGTCGATCAGCATGGATCAAAATCTCGAGGCCATTATCGAAGCTGGATTATTCCTTTACAATGGCTTTCTGTCGCTGTGCTGATAGGACTGTCTTTTTTGCCGATCCAAGCTTTAAACCAGCCGCTGTATCTGCTGATCTTTTTTATCACGTTGTTAGTGATGAATGGGATCGGTGCTACTCAGGATATTGCTACAGATGGACTGGCAGTCAATATTCTGAAAAATGAACAGCAACACTGGGGTAATACCTTTCAGGTGATTGGCTCCCGCTTGGGCTTTATTGTTGGAGGCGGAGCAGTCCTATGGTTACTCGATTTTTTGCATTGGCAGATGACCTTTTTACTGCTGGCAGCTCTGGTCTTTCTGAATACTTTACCGGTGTTATGGTTTAAAGAGCCGGATCACCAAAAGATGATTTCTTCATCATCTGAAAAATTACCTGCTCGGACTAGAATCAAAGCTTATTTTCAATATTTTTTAGCTGATTCTACCTTGGCGAAATGGCTGCTGATTTTACTAACCTTTAAAGTGGCGGATGGTCTGTCTGGGCCTTTATTAAAACCTTTGATGGTCGATTTGGGACTGAGTTTTAGTCAGATCGGTATTTATGTCACCATGCTTGGTGCTTTTGCAGCATTAATTGGCGCAGGGCTAGCAGGCTGGTGTTTGAAATACTGGTCGCGCAGCTGGAGTTTAATGATTTTCTCTATTCTGAAAATACTCAGTCTAATCGCTTATGCCTGGCTGGCTGCACAGTATGAAGCCCAAAACAAAGTAACAAACTGGATCATTTATCTTATTAATGCTGCTGAAGATATGATATCGGCCATGCTCTTAGTGGTTATGCTGACCTTGGTGATGCAATACAGTCGCAAGCATCTAGCAGGGACTGATTTCACCTTTCAGGTCGCCTTGATGGCTACTATAAGCGGGGGGCTTTATAGCCTGAGCGGGCTACTAGGGGACGCTTTGGGTTACCAAAACTATCTAAATTCGATCGTAATCATCGCGATTTTTTGCCTGATTCCTATTTTCCGATGGATGAAAATAGCGAGAAATATTTAAAATCCCTTATGAATAAATAGGTTAATTAACTCCCCACCTAAAGTATTAAAAAGAATATGTAAATATTTTTTTAATAATTTTGTAATATAGGCGTCGTGTGTATTATTTGTAACAAAATAAGTTAAAGGATTTTTTAATGAAAACTAAGTTAGCAACAGCAATCGCACTCAGCCTTTTAGCGGGGACTACATTTGCAGCACCAACTTTCTATGGTGAAATCGATCTTTCTCTAGATCATGTACAAGCAGATAATAAAAATGGCGTAGAAGATCGTCATATTACTGACTTGAACTCTAATAACTCATTCTTGGGTTTAAAAGGGGATGAAAAATTAACTGACCGTTTAAGCGCGTTATACCAAGCTGAATTCACATTCTATAGTGATGAAGGTTCAAACAGCAGCAATGACGTATTCGTACCGCGTAATATTCTCATTGGTTTAAAAGATGAGAAATTAGGTGCGTTAAAAGTCGGTAAGATTGATACGCCTGTAAAACAGCTTTCTGCTGTAGTTGATACTTTCAACAACTATGTAGCAAACAATGCTGACGTAAACGGTATTATGGCAGGTGAAAACCGTATCGATAACGTATTGGTTTATGAAACTCCTGCATTCAATGTGGGTGAAGGTAAGGTTGAGGCAAAACTTCAGCTTGCAACTGGTGAAGGTAACGACACTATTAAAGCAACTAAGGGCGGCTCTACTGTTGCTGGTCGTGGTTTAGGTGATTCTTGGTCTTCTTCAGTTGTTTACTCAGACAAAACATTTGTCGCAGGTCTGGGTTATGACAAAGCAATTCCATCTCGTCTTTTAGCACGTGGTTTTCTAAATGCTGATTCACGTGATGTAGGTGAGCGTTCTAATTTTACTACTGAACTAAATACACTACGTGCGATTGGTCGTGTGAATTTGGATAATGGCTTGTCAATCCGTGGTTTATACCAAGTTTCAGATGTTGAAAATGCAGATGCTAGTGTTCCAGTTAACGTTACTGTTGAAGGTGTAACAACTAACATCGCCCCAACATTTGCGCGTAATATCGACGATGCTCAAGCATGGTTGATTGGTGCTGAATATAATCTACCAAACGCGAAAAAATGGACAGTAAAGGGTCAATATAGCTACAGCGATGTAACTTTCAATAATGCAACTCCAG from the Acinetobacter sp. YWS30-1 genome contains:
- a CDS encoding OmpP1/FadL family transporter — translated: MKLKTLTTAMILATVPMTGAFAAAMDRSGQSIAAFLQPGNYAEAGISVLDPSVSGVTSAGLGGQSTGDMASDYYFPSAALKLQVTDNFSFGLLYDQPFGAEAEYKAQSAAFNPTGTDGTQAEVHTENLTFLFGFQPNENWNFYAGPVYQNAKGEVHLRGGAYSSLQGYDANMKKDGELGWIAGLAFQIPDIALKASLTYRSEVEHELSTTENASTVVPGFPGIAPVGVPPQAFAYAPGKTNVTTPQSVNLDFQSGIMADTVAFLNVRWVNWDGFAIRPTQFGQALDQLADVGNTIPDVPVPEVAATKALLTSLQGGNLVEYNKDQWSATAGVGRKFNEKWAGNVSVGWDSGAGNPITTLGPTEGYWNVGLGLQFSPAPNYFIAGGVKYFWLGDAQALTVANPNVGNFEDNHALGYGLKMGYRF
- a CDS encoding amino acid permease translates to MNNESSQLQRGLKNRHIQLIAMGGAIGTGLFLGSAQVIQSAGPSIILGYAIGGLIAFLIMRQLGEMIVHEPVAGSFSHFAYKYWGKFPGFLAGWNYWILYILVAMTELTAVAKYINYWWPHIPAWTSVLFFFIVITLVNLGNVKFYGESEFWLSIVKVTAVISMIVFGLYLILTADASSGASFSNLWTAGGFFPNGFEGLFYMLAFLMFAFGGIELIGMAAAEAENPEKTIPKAINQVVFRILVFYVGALTILLSLVPWNQLELGGLDKSPFVMIFSQLGIDWAAHLLNFIILTAALSVYNSGMYANSRMLYGLAQQGNAPKIFKTVNKQGVPIPAVLFSALLIFGCVLLNYFVPEDALSHLIYVVVGALVLNWAMISLTHFKFMQSMKQLGQKTSFPALWSPASNILVLAFIATILYIMWTQGFKESVLMLPIWVVIMFILFKALRPKN
- the prpF gene encoding 2-methylaconitate cis-trans isomerase PrpF produces the protein MSFAAQIKIPATYMRGGTSKGVFFKLDDLPAAAQQAGRIRDQLLLRVIGSPDPYGKQIDGMGGASSSTSKTVILTKSQQENHDVDYLFGQVSIDRPFVDWSGNCGNLTAAVGAFAISNGLVDPARIPENGLCTVRIWQANIQKTIIAHVPMQNGQVQELGDFELDGVTFPAAEVQIEFLDPADDDAEGGSMFPTGNLTDTLEVPNIGSFEVTMINAGIPTVFLKAEDLGYNGTELQDHINNDAAALVKFETIRAYAAQQMGLIQDISEAVTRQHTPKIAFVAPPKTYTSSSGKEVTETDSDILVRALSMGKLHHAMMGTAAVAIGTAAAIPGTLVNRVAGGGERESVRFGHPSGTLRVGAQAVQENGEWKVKKAIMSRSARVLMEGWVRVPEDVLS
- a CDS encoding farnesyl diphosphate synthase; this translates as MSSITDVSTHALTQAQQRIQHDLLTALEAFSIPEPLKSAVHHAVMLGGKRVRPALCYATAALKPNQNSAAVRRAAVAIEFIHCYSLAHDDLPCMDNDLLRRGQPTCHAAFGEDTALLAGDILQSMAFEILGSRLFDQGPAVEPAIVLKQMQILATASSKMVNGQVLDLQAEGKKIDQEALETIHRNKTGALISAAIMMAAVTIFEGTDLAIPKLREFGQAIGLAFQVQDDILDIISDTEVLGKTAGKDEQVEKSTYPALMGLEKAQTYAQQLHDQAMTALNHFEGQADDLMQITQFLLTRKS
- the putP gene encoding sodium/proline symporter PutP, whose product is MSSLNPTLITFLFYIVGMVVIGLMAYRATNNFSDYILGGRRLGSFVTALSAGASDMSGWLLMGLPGAIYLSGLSEMWIAIGLIIGAWLNWLLVAGRLRVHTEVQHNALTLPDYFSNRFNDQKKVLRVVSAFVILIFFAIYCASGMVAGARLFESMFDMSYSTALWISAIATISYVFIGGFLAVSWTDTIQATLMIFALLLTPIVTILTFSDMSQVTLALEAARPQAMNLVGDLSTIAILSLMAWGLGYFGQPHILVRFMAADSVKSIPNARRIGMTWMTLCLGGAVAAGFFGIAYFQQHPELAAVVNANPETVFMELTKILFNPWIAGVVLAAILAAVMSTLSCQLLVCSSTLTEDFYKSFLRKNASQKELVWVGRLMVLLIALLAIWMAGNPESKVLGLVAYAWAGFGAAFGPLIILSLFWKRMTLNGALAGMVVGACMVILWKNTIGGTGLGFIPAGIYEIIPGFICSWIAIVVVSLLGKAPTAEITTRFEQAERLYNESK